The Zea mays cultivar B73 chromosome 7, Zm-B73-REFERENCE-NAM-5.0, whole genome shotgun sequence DNA segment CCAAAGTTTACAGATCTATATATAGAGCTATCTCAAGTTTATCTACTAACTTTGGATAAGTATAACTATCTAGATAGAGCTGATCTAAGTCTATCTACTAACTTTGGATAAGTATAACTAACTAGATAGAGCTGATCTATTAGCTATTGGGCCTTGGCCCCCACCTGGGCAGCCTTGGCCCTATTGCGCCTAACATAGGCTTGGCCATACATAACAAAAACATTGTTGTTTCATGAACTGTTGCACATGGGTTTTCTTTGAAGTATTTTATGATAGTTTTTTTTCCGACACTAGAAAATTATCCTAGTATGTGTCAGTAGAAGTTTGGGGGAATTGCATGGCTGCCCCTACTTGGGCATGCAACTCGGTTCTTACCCCTATTTTTTTTAAGTTTGCACGTATGCTCTTTTTAAAAAAAGCGAACAGGCAATTTGCCCCTATTTCATTATCAACACTTCACGGTGTTAATCCAGGCTGCAAAAAAAAATGCCCATACCCTTACACCATTGCTTTATCAATTATTTATGAATTTACCTCCACTTTGATACGAAAGTTTGGAATATAATTGTGACATAAATCTCACCATAAATTTTGAAAATCGACATTTTAACTTTGAATTTAAAAATATTTCAAAATtgatgaaaataattttaatttgtcaTTAAATTTTGATAACATTTTGGTTATACTTTGAAAATATTTTACAATGGTGTCAAAATATAATTAGAATAttttcaaaactataattaaaataTTTCCAATTTTATCAAAATCTAATGTCGAATTCAATTTATTTTCATCAATTTCAAATTATTTTAATATTCAAAGATGCAATATTAATTTTTCAAAATTTATGTGACAATTATATTCCAAGCTTTCATATCAATGTGGGGCATATTTGCAAACATTTGATAAAAGGAGAAGCAATTGCAATGTTATAAATGTTTTTTTGCGGGCTGAATTAATATCGTTAAATGCTGAGAACAAAAAGGGAGGGACATACTCGCAAACTTTAAAAAATAGGGATAAAAAGGAGTTGCATCCCCAAGTAGGGGCGACTATGCAACCCCCCATGTTTTTTCTACACATGATTATATGAAATAATATGGACAGGTCTGTCCAGATGGTTTATTTTGTCATGGCAGTTGCTTTTAGGAAACAACAAAATTTATCGTGTCTTCATTTAGCAGCCTTATGTTTTGTATCTGGATTCTTATTGTTTTTTCTCCAGTAATATATCTAGATTCTTATTGATCATCTGCTTTTTCCTTTTTAGCTCGCACAAGAAGCTGGTGAGGGAATTTTTCTGTAATGCACGCCGCCTACTTCGGCCTTATGGTGAAATCCATGTTAGTCACAAGAGAGGAAAGTGGTACGAAAAGTGGGGTCTTAAGCATCTAGCAGCTGAGTTTTCTCTTGTGTTGGTCGAGAAAGTTAGTTTCCAAAAGGCAGACTATCCCGGTTATCACCAGAAGAAAGGAGCTGGTCCAAATTGTGACAAACCTTTCCCGCTAGGTACCTGTTCCACATTCAAGTTCAGAATTGGAAGCTCGAAGAAACAGAATGGGAGAAGGGCTGGACCAATCTCATCCATTGGAGGCGACACAAGGCCATGTCGTCCTCTTTCACTTGTTCAGCCATGGTCCGGGCTACAGTTTGTTCCACGAGATTACATAGTTCCTGTGCCCATGACTGCGCCATCTCATGTAGTTGATCAAAGGCAGCCAGGTATGCCACTAAACTTCGTTGGCATCTATTCTCATCAAGGGAGCACTGCCCGTTCACTGCTCAGCACTCCAGGGTCATCGCTGACGAATGCTTTGGGCGCTCCAGGCCGCATTCCTTCACCAATGGGCAGAATCTCGAGCAACTGTTTGTTCGCTCGTCTGGGGCAAACTCTGTATGAAAACAGAATCATTGCTGAATCGCTAGGAAACACTGACTACTTCGCATGCGAATACCAAAGGAGTCTGCTGAGGGAGTACAGGATGCAGAGTCAACTAGTCCCTGAGGCAACCAGCTTGAGCTATTCTGCCTTCTTGGAAGCTCGCCAATGGGAGTCTGTTCAGAGACAGGAGCGGCTCCGCAGGAGGATCGCATACGGTCGTTCCCAGTGAAGGATCGTCTCCCTGAGGCCGAACTTGGTCTTCCCAGATACGACCACAATGTGTTTTGTGTATATACAGGTACGGCCCTTTTGTGTGGCAAACACTGCCACAGCAGCGAAAGGAACGCTGATCCAAGTTGCTGCGTGGAGATGTATTCCTAGACAGCTAACCTGCTTTTGCTGTATGGAGCTGCCTTGAGGAGACAGGAGTACATTAGCTGTAGCATGTAGTAACCTCACCTTTTGGGAACAGTACTTTGTGTGGGGTTACTGTCAAATACCGTAAACTGGAGGTGCCAGTATACTAGCTACTCCATTGTTGAGGAACGAGTACCAGGTACTACTAGCAATTGCTGAGAAAAGTGGTTACAGTTAACAATGGCTACAATACTTTGCCCTAGACGCTACTATGAGGATGTTTGGTTTCTagtgactaatttttagtccatcTATTTTATTTTAATATCTAAATCAACAAATgtggaaactaaaactctatttttttacatatttagtaatttagaaactaaaataaaataaaatagagaGACTAATTTTTCTAGAAACTAAACACCCTTTAGCTAATATTTTGATGACCGATGGAGATGGAGTAGCGGTTAACAGTTGACCCAAAGGCCACCATGGAAAACCTTACAAACGTGACGACACCTTTGGGCTTTCATAGCCGTGTAGTACTCCATTCGGATTGTCCGGTCTGACTCCGTCTGTATTTATTTAGGATCGTATCGGACCGACTCATGGGCTTAACCTTTGAATCACAGTCTGGCACGTAATCGTTTAAAGGTGTCGTGTTTATTAGCACATAATTGTTTAAAGGTGTCGTGTTTATTTTAAACGTCTCGAAATTATAAAAAACCCGAAATTTAATTTCTGGACGAAAAATCAATTTCTGACCTAAAATTCACATTAGAGCCTAAAATTCAAAACAAGTTCAATAAAAAATGATATGACAAATAAATTAAAAAATAATATTTATATTAATTTACTAGAGTTATGCAATGACTAACTCGTTTAAAAAATCCTTCTATTATAagaaaaaagagtataatcagcttcATACAAAAATTGAAAGTTCAGTTTCCTTCTATTATAagaaaaaagagtataatcagcttcATACAAAAATTGAAAGTTcagttcattatctaatgttcataatAAAGTAAAATTACATTACATACTGTAATTCAAGGCTGCAAAAAACATCTAAGTAGCATCATCTCAAGGTTTCGTGCCAACCTTAAACGACACGTGCACGTGCCAGCCCATGGGTACACGATCTCGGCCTAAACTCGGCTCGAGCTAGCCTGACAATAAAATATTTCAGATCGTGTCATACATGTGTCGTGCTTTTTTGTGCTTCAGTCCAGCCCACGAGGCAtgaccaaatgtacacctataactACGAAGAAGGCTAAGGACAACAACCATAGTACTccctagtgaaagtcgcctagatgggggtgaataggcaaatctgaaatctatagactttaagcacaactacaagccgagttagcgttagaaataaaaccaagtccgttagagagggcgaaaacaaatcacaaacaaatgaaagcggatgacacggtaatttgttttaccgaggttcggttcttgcaaacttactccccgttgaggtggtcacaaagaccaggtctctttcaaccctttccctctctcaaacggtcacctagactaagtgagcttttctcctcaatcaaatgggtcacttagaccccacaaggaccaccacaacttggtgtctcttgctttgattacaaatgtgttgagaacaagaatggagaagaagaaaagcgatccaagcgacaagaactcaaatgaacacgaaaatctctctctcactagtcactaagtgtttggagtgattttggacttggaagaggatttgatctcttgtttgtgtcttggagtgaagtctagagctcttgtattgaatgcaaatggctaaaaacttggatgccatgaatggtggtggttgggggtatttatagccccaaccaccaaaccaactgttggggttgggctgctgtcgatgggcgcaccggacagtccggtgcgccagccacgtcacccaactgttagggttctgacggtttcgaccgttggagctctgacaacttggtgcaccggacagtcggtgccgcaccggacaggcactgtacactgttgaaagggaaatgtgcccttgggtcatttctaagtattttggtgattgagtgccaacgcaagtgcttttgtgttgatctatgcaatgtggtggacaaagtgcaaatcatgtcaaaaggtatgtttctcagacttagtacattgttttagagactaatgtattgtgtctaagtgctggaaacaggaaaaggacaattggaaatgccttggctcgagcagccaagactctgctcagtctgggtgcaccggacagtgtccggtggtgcatcggacagtgtccggtgcgccaggctggctcgtgcgaactcgctgctctcgggatttcatcggcggcgtacggctataattcaccggactgtctggtgtgcaccggactgtccggtgagccaacggtcggccgggccaacggtcggccgggccaacggtcggctgcgcgatctgcgcaagacacgtggccgagccaacggtcgggagggagcaccagactgtccggtgtgcaccggacagtgtccggtgcgccaacggctcccaggcgccaacggtcggcttcgccagagaaggaaagaaatccgcaccggacaatgtccggtggtgcactggactgtccggtgcgccttggggctataaaagggacccctaggcgcatggaggagtacaccaagcattctctaagcattcctaagcactaagacatcgattccgcgcttttgattccttgcgatagcaattagagctctagttgagttgtgaactcattgagttgtgttgtgagctcttgttgcgacttgtgtgcgtggtgttgctgtgatttcttgtcttgagtgtgttgcttatccctcccttactctgtgcttctttgtgaactttaagtgtaagggcgagaggctccaaagtgtggagattcctcgcaaacaggatatagtaaagcaagcaaaacaccgtggtattcaagtgggtctttggatcgcttgagaggggttgattgcaaccctcgtccattgggacgccacaacgtggagtaggcaagcgttggtcttggccgaaccacgggataaaccactatgccatctctgtgattgatctcttgtggttattgtgttttgttgagactcctctctagccacttggcattatttgtgctaactcctaatcaagttttttgtgagttaagtttcaagttttacaggatcacctattcaccccccctctaggtgctctcaattggtatcggagccgttctcttcaagaaagggactaaccgcccgaagagatggatcctaaggggaagggaatcgtgatcaacgacaaggagaaggagtccttcgtcaacgagccgaaggatgacaagcctaccgactcaggctcgggccacagacgtaaagatgggaagaagaagacaagacgcatcaaggagatcgtctactacgacgacagtgatgagtccacttcttcccaaaaggacaacgacgacaacgactgcgagagaaggaaaccggttaattcgaacttttcttttgactactctcgtattccgcaaagtacaaatgctcatttattatccattccacttggtaaacctcctcattttgatggagaggactacggattttggagtcacaaaatgcgtagtcacttgttctctctccatcctagcatatgggagatattagagagtggaatgaaatttgatagctcagatagccctttgtttatcaatgaacaaattcataaaaacgcacaagctactactgtgttgctagcctcattgtgcagggatgagtaccataaggtgagcggcttggacaatgccaagcagatctgggacaccctcaagatctcacatgaaggcaacgacgtcaccatgctcaccaagatggagttggtggggggcgaacttgggagattcgctatgataaggggggaggtgccaacccaaacatacaaccggctcaagacccttgtcaacaagataaggagctatggaagcacgcgatggacggaccacgacgtcgtccgcctaatgctaaggtcctttactgttcttgatcctcatcttgtgaacaatattcgtgagaatcctaggtacaccaagatgacgcccgaggagatacttggaaagttcgtaagcgggcggatgatgatcaaggaggctagatacgtggatgatgcattgaatggcccaatccaagagcctcaaactatcgctctcaaagcaacgagaagcaaggaggcgctaccgagcaaagtggtgcaaattgaggcggccgggcttaatgatgaagaaatggccctcatcatcaagcgcttcaagacggcgttaagaggtcgcaaggagcatcccaacaagaccaagacgaaggggaagcgctcatgcttcaaatgtggtaagattggtcactttatcgctaattgtcccgataatgatagtgaccaggaaaagaagagtggaaaatgggaaaagaagaagaattacaagaaggcaaagggcgaggcacatattggaaaggagtgggattcggattgctccacgtccaactccgacaacgaaggactcgccgccaccgccttcaacaagtcatccctctttcccaacgagcatcacacatgccttatggctaaggagaagaaagtaagtactcgaaactctacttatgcttcttctagtgaggatgagtctagtgatgatgatgaaatagactattcatgcttatttaagggcttagatagatctaagattgacaagattaatgaattgattgatgctttaaatgataagaataggctactagaaaagcaagaggatcttttgtatgaagaacatgataagtttgtagaggctcaaaaatcccttgcattagaaattaagaggaatgaaatgcttgcttgtgagttgtctacatgccatgattctatttctaacttaaagagcataaatgatgatttgaatgctaagttaaaaataactagtaaatcaacatcttgtgtagaaaatgatgttatttgcaataggtgtaaagattttgatattgatgcttgtagtgaacacatagcttctattgcaaaattaaatgatgaagttgctagtcttaatgcccaacttaagactagcaaaagtgaatttgacaaattaaaatttgcaagggatgcctacacaattggtagacacccctcaattaaggatggtcttggcttcaagagggaagtcaagaacttaacaagccataaggcttccatctccgcaaaggagaaagggaaggaccCTATGGCTagcagtgtgcaaaagaaccatgccttcatgtaccatgataggaaattttctagaaatgatcactatgataggagttgtaatgcttacaattcaaatgccatggttgcttctagttcttctattatgcatgatagaaatttggctaggagaaatgttatgcctagaagaaatgttgttcatgtttctaggaaaataattaatgaaccttctacaatttatcatgcttgtaatgcttcatttgcaatttgtagaaaggatagaaaggtgattgctaggaaattaggggcaaaatgtaagggagataaaacttgc contains these protein-coding regions:
- the LOC100277735 gene encoding uncharacterized protein LOC100277735 isoform 1 (isoform 1 is encoded by transcript variant 1), which translates into the protein MRVVEGAPEADEEEEKWLGQYSSTQSILLVGDGDFSFSLALATGFGSGANLVATSLDTYEALGNKFCRAKSNITALKSLGATVLHGIDVKTMKLQIDLKNRRFDRIIYNFPHSGFKGKEHEVHMINSHKKLVREFFCNARRLLRPYGEIHVSHKRGKWYEKWGLKHLAAEFSLVLVEKVSFQKADYPGYHQKKGAGPNCDKPFPLGTCSTFKFRIGSSKKQNGRRAGPISSIGGDTRPCRPLSLVQPWSGLQFVPRDYIVPVPMTAPSHVVDQRQPGRIPSPMGRISSNCLFARLGQTLYENRIIAESLGNTDYFACEYQRSLLREYRMQSQLVPEATSLSYSAFLEARQWESVQRQERLRRRIAYGRSQ
- the LOC100277735 gene encoding uncharacterized protein LOC100277735 isoform 2 (isoform 2 is encoded by transcript variant 2) — translated: MRVVEGAPEADEEEEKWLGQYSSTQSILLVGDGDFSFSLALATGFGSGANLVATSLDTYEALGNKFCRAKSNITALKSLGATVLHGIDVKTMKLQIDLKNRRFDRIIYNFPHSGFKGKEHEVHMINSHKKLVREFFCNARRLLRPYGEIHVSHKRGKWYEKWGLKHLAAEFSLVLVEKVSFQKADYPGYHQKKGAGPNCDKPFPLGTCSTFKFRIGSSKKQNGRRAGPISSIGGDTRPCRPLSLVQPWSGLQFVPRDYIVPVPMTAPSHVVDQRQPGMPLNFVGIYSHQGSTARSLLSTPGSSLTNALGAPGRIPSPMGRISSNCLFARLGQTLYENRIIAESLGNTDYFACEYQRSLLREYRMQSQLVPEATSLSYSAFLEARQWESVQRQERLRRRIAYGRSQ